Within Meles meles chromosome 19, mMelMel3.1 paternal haplotype, whole genome shotgun sequence, the genomic segment TAGAGGGCCTTGTCGGGTCAAGGGGTCTGTACCTAATAGTCCCATagctgggcggggagggggttCCAGCACCCACTTCCAAGCCCCTGAGTGCCGTATTCCATACTGAGCTCATCTCATCATCCCCCCAACTCTATTCCCGTCAGTCACCCCCAGGCTACCCCAGGACTGACTAGGTTGGGGGCCAGCTTACTTTCTCCAGTCGCTTTTCTTCCTCGTGCTCTTTATTGCCTCTGGTCAcccctttcccttcttccagCAGCTCCCGAAATAGGTCTACAGGGCCAGAACCCAGGGCTCCCGCCTCTGCTGGTTCGAGCTCAGGGAGTGAGCTCCCGTGCCTGGCTTTCTTCCGCAGGAATTCTGTGCGGGCCTGCGGAAAAGACAGTTACAGGCAGAGCATGCAGAACCTAGACGGGACTCCAAGAGCTGGGAGACGGGTTCTGAAAGTCCATCTGAGGGAGCCCCAGTGTTGGTGCTGGGGGCTGTAAGGAAGAGTACATGGACaggagagacaggaaggaggCGACACCTGGGCTTGtatgctgtctctctgtcaaccAGAAGGGTCCCAGCCTCAGGTGACACGATCAAAACAGCTGTGAAGGCAGCCCAAAACGGGGGCGCAGGCGACCGGAACTACAGGTAGGGCTCCCAGTCACCGTCCCGGAGACGACGAGCAATCTCTATTGACAAAAGCTAATTTCAAGAAGCCAGACCACCTCCGGGCCGGACTGGACAAAGGACTGCAAACTAGAGATTAGCAGGTGCACCGTAAGCCCCGGGGGGACGGCAGGGAGCTCGCCCCACCGTCGTGGCCCTTCGGAAGCCATCCCCCCTTCTCTGCACAGGCGGGACATTGCCGCTCCAACCTCGAATGGTGCTTGAGAGGCCGCAGGTCAGGCGCTCTGCAAGCATACAGTAGGCGCTCAACAGGGAGGTTGCGCAGGCAAACTAAATGGGACCGAGTTTCCTTGAACTTCGCAAGGATTCCTTTTTTCACCAGCCCctcctgtgccaggcactctggCCTCGCGAACGACGCGAGTGGGGGAAAACCTGGGCAAGGGAgaggcgcgggggggggggggggcgcagcgTGGGGGGGGTTGGCCCGGGGAGATGGGGAGGCGGAGTCCGCACACGTGAGACACAGCGCTTTCAACTGCGCCCAGCCCCGCCGGCCTCACGGGACGCAGCGCGCCTGCGCGCCACCCCAGCTTCCGGCCCCTCCCCACACGCCTGCGCGCTCGGCCCCGGAGCCCCGCCCGACTGCACTCAGGGTTtacctcctgctgagcaagcagcACCCTCCGCTCCcgctctttctcctcctcccggGCCTGAGCCTCGTCACGCCGCACGCGGGCCACATTGTCCTTGTTCCGGACGTGCCAACTCTTCTTGGGCAAGATATTCATGGCGTCTCAGCCGTCCACCGAAGGGCAGGCCCGCCTCCGAATACTTCCTATTGGCGAGAGGATGACCCTCCCTGTGGTTCCTGCCGCAGTCACGGATTGGTTCTGGGCTGACTGCCACGCCCCTCCAAGTCCGTAGCGACAGCTTATTGGCTGAGATGTCGAACTGGGGTTGGCGTAGCCTAGCGACCGCCTCTTATCAAGCGTCCGAGCCCGTCACGTGTCCCCGCCGCGAAGCTACCGGACGCGGCAGCTGATTGGTTGGCATGCGCGTCCGGTCCACTCGAGGCCTCTACATTGATTGGCCTGTGTCCTGCTCTTCACCCAACCCCCAGCCCGAGCCTCAGGATGCAAGTTAGGAGCGCTCAGCAGCCTGAGCTGCCTTTATTGATGCAAGGTTTGCCGGAGAGTGAGGGACTTGGCAGGGTGGGGGAGCTCCAGGGCCCCGGAAATCTCCGAATCCCAGGGCTATAAGGGCTTGGGGTCTTGTCCAGTTCTCCCCTCTTAGAGTCGACGTGCCGGAGACTTAAaaagggaggctggggaggtcAGAGAGCCCCTCTGGCCGAGCTCAGGGCCACGGCGCGCTGTGCCAGGAAGACCTTATTCCGCGCCTCCTGAGTAAAGGGTAAAGAGAAGTGGAGGTGAGACAGACCTCTCCCCCTACTTCTTAACATAACCAGGACCTCTTCCCACGAACCCAGTCTGGCTCACCGTCTCTATCTGACGTTTGAGCTCGGAGATGAGACGTCCGTAAGAGTTAGCCAAGGCCAAGGTATATGCCATCAGGATGCTAGAGACAAATGGAAGCCAGAACGCTCTTGGAGTATCTTCAGGGTAATGGCTGCTTAGAAACCAGGGATCCGGacccccagctccctcctcctccctcagacccaggaatCCAGAGCCCCCaggtccctcctcctccctcagacccaggagtctggaccccccagctccctcctctctcagacccaggagtcaaggacccagccccctcctcccttgGAAACAGGTAGTGGGGCCCCCAGGGTACACAAACTCAAACCCAGGAGTCTGGGCCCCCTCACCTGGAGATTAACAGAAGAGGCACAGCAAAAGCCTGGGtccccaggaaaaaaagaaagtcctggGCGGTCTGCGGGAGTGTGTAAATAGACTCAGGGATGTGGTCCCAGATGGACGACTGCCCTCGGAATGGACCGCACAGCTTGGAAGGTGGAATCCTGAAGAGCGCAGAGACAGGCAGTGTTCAAGGATGACGGCGATTCAGAATCCTGGATGAGGATGGAGTGGGCGGGGGCAGGCGCCTTTCACACTTACAGGAAAAGGCTGTAAAGCACGGGAACAGCGGAGATGGCCAGACCCAGGAGAAGGAccaaggggaaaaagaaattcaCTGTGGAAGCCCGAAAGGTGCGGGACGccggggagcaggtggagaaaaGGGTGAACTGTGGCGAGAAGGAGACACAGGACTGTGAGTCCTAGCCTGTCCTTTTTCATCACCCAGGAGTCCTGGCCCCTTCTCAGTCAGGAACCGCAAGGCTCTGGTCCTTTGCTGTCATCAGACCCAGGAGTCTGGGTCCCCTCTTCCCTTGGACGGACAAGTTAAGACGCCCTAAACTCCTCCTCCCACATCTAGGAGTCTGTCCCCCAGACCCCTCCTCTCTCAGGATCTAGTAGTTGGGGAGCCTTGCTTCCATCCTCCTCCAGGACCCAGGAATCCGCCACACTCCTCACCTTCTTCAAATAGAAAAGTAGCAGGAACTTGGCCGTGTTGAGCAGAGGTAGTAAAGGGCAGAAAAAACTTCCTACCCAGACCACCGTCTGCGCGTAGATGAGCCCGAGCACCTCGTCGGGCACCTGGAACTCCTGGGTTCCCACCACACGACCCAGTGCCCCGGGACAGAGGCCGCAGAGcagcctgggggcggggcagggcggggtCGAGTCAGAGGCGTGGTGGCCCGCCCTGCCCCGCCTCCGCCGCCCCGCCCACCAATCGGAAGTCAAGATATCGAATAGGCATGGAACTTCCAAAGCCCTGGAGTGGGTGTGTCCAGAGGGCTAGTGGTAGGGTCGGGGGCAGAGGGAAGTAACTAGGTAATGGGAGGGAGGGGTCTGCGTACAGAGGGCAAAGAAACGGAGCAGAGGCGGGGCTAGCCAAGGGGGTGGGGGCACTGTGAGGAGCGGGGCTCTCACTTCCGAGGAAACTGGACGAGCAGCATGACAGCCAAGCCAGTCAGCAGATCAAACAGCAGGAGTTTGTACATCTCCTGCCCCAGCCGAGTCTCCCAGCACTGAGGAAGGAAGTCATGGGTCAGGAagacctcaggaccctggcaccTGGAGCATCCAGGCCTCCAAATCACAAGCGTGTGAGATCCTAACAATCCTTtgtctggggcggggggggggggggcctcagtttttttattttgtttttgtttttatcatctgTACCCTTGTCCTCAATGGGAGGGTGTTCTAGCACCTTAAACTCCTCCTCCCTCTCAAACCTGGAGTCTGGACCCTCAGAGACCCAGGATTCGGGGCCCCTCTCCTTCTCACCGGTAGTTCCTTGTAATTGTAGCCACAGGTTTTGCACTCCTCAGCCTCAGCCTTGCCTCCGCAAGTGATCTGATtccagagagagaagagcagaactAGCAGGGAGGCCAGGCGGAGAAACACGGTCCTGgcaaggggaagggaaaaggaatcaGCACTGACCAGTGCTCACCCGAAACCCGCCGCCCACAACAGTGTGGAACACACGGttctccccacttcacagatgaagaaacgtAGGTTCTGTGAACAAgaatcaggatttgaatccagatctCACTGGGTCCAGAATTCTGGGGATTTCCGTGCCTTATGTATTAGAGCCAGTGTCCTTCAGGCCAGCCCTGCCATCATCCCCAGCACACCCCCAAAGGCTAGAACCTGAGCAGGATAAAAACAATCTGGCAGCTCCTGGTGTAGCCCTCCAGTGGGGCAATGAGCTTGAACACAGGTGGCAGCAAGAAGTTGACTCCAGAGATGAAGATGGATGGAAGGTAATCCACCCCAAGCTTGAGCAGTGGCATCTCCTGGACAAGGGGCATCTCCTGGGAGAGAGGGACCAAGCAAAGAGACCCTAGGGTTCTGGTCCTTCAGAACCTTGCTGAACATCCTCCCCCAGCCTCTTCCTCCAGCATCCCAAAGTCCAAGATCCAAACGTACATCCCATCCCTCTTCCTAAGATCCTAAGGAATTATAGACTTCAGTCTCTTTTAACCTTGGAAATGTACGTGCTGGAACCACAGGACCCTTCACACCTGCAGATCCACAGTGGCGCCTGCAGCCCAGTAGACTCCATAGAAGGCTGCTCCCAGGAGTGCAATCACCAGCAGATTGAGCAGGATGCGCACCGACCACACCCGGGCTTCCTGGCCCAGGGTCCGCACCGCAGCCTGGCGCCGCACCACAGCTTCCTCCAGCTCCACCTGAGGACGGGAAAGATGTCCATTTGGGCTCAATTCCCCCAGGCCCTACAGGGTCCTTCTGTCAGCCTGAACTGATAGAGCAACACCCCTCTAAGGAGTTCTACAATCCTTGTCCCAGTGCCTCCATGGTCCTCTAGGGGACAATTTTGATctcccggccccgcccctccacAGCCCCACCCAGCACCCCACACCACAGCCCACGCCCCAGCACTGCACACCTCGCCCCCTCAAGGCCCCACCCAGTATCCCCAAGCCCCGCCCTCTGAAGGCTGAGCTAGCGCTCCACATCCTGTCCTCCCACGCACCACCCCCTGAGGCCACGCCCAACACAAAGCCCCGCCCCCTGAGTCCAGGACCTGTGCTCCGTCTCccgcccccctcccgccccctgaGGCCCCGCCCAGCACGCATGCCCTGTATGGAATTCCAGTTCTATCAAGCTCCTTCTGGCAGCTTCCCgccctgcccctaccccctcaACCGCGCCCCACCGCCCGCCGCTTGCTTTTTCCTAGACCCTTTGACACCAGGTATCCCTATTGCAGTCTTATGTCCCAAGGCCCGCCTCCTTATAAGAAAGCTCCACCCGGCGTTTCTGAGCCCCACCCCGTCTCGGGGCCCCGCCCACGTACTTGGCCCCGCCCCCTCTCCTTACCTGCTTGCACACCCCCATCCCTAAGCGCACCTGCAACTCGTAGAGGATGCTGCGCTGGCGCAGCTGCACGTGCGCATCCCCACAGAGGCCGAAGTCCCAGGCGGTGAACACCCGGTGGCTGAAGCTGGTCAGGGCCCCTGACTCGGCCAACAGCGTCTGTTTGAGTCCTGACACGGAGCTAAGGGAGGGGAGAGCCAGGAGACGGGGTGTGGAGGGTCAGCCACGAGTGCGGGGGCACCCATCTCATGGGACACAGGGGGAAAGAACCCGAGGACCTTGGGCGTTGGGCGAGCTGCCACCTAGCAGAGGAAGAGTCAGAGACCAAGAGAGAGATTCAGGGGCCGACTAGGGAAGACACCCAGCAGATAGCGACAGAGCTCCAGAGAAACGGGCACAGGGACCCAGagtgagaaagacaaagaccctGGGGAGAGACACATTTAGAAGGGAGACTGAGAGCCCAAAGGGGgtaggattcagagaaagggggaCAGTAAAACGAAGGCAAGATGTTTAGAGAGAGGGGTCAGAGACTCAGAGGGAAGAACAGATGTCCAgaaagggggcgggggaggaaggcccagagaaaggaggggagatCTCCAAGGGGTGGGGCAAAGacccagggaggggacagagaagcGCAGAGAGGGGAAAACACGGAGAAAGGTGGGCCAAGAGGCTCAACGCCCCGCCCCGGTGCAAGCCCCCGCCTCTCCCGAGTGGACGATTACAGATGCCTGCGCCCCGGTCTCTGATTCCACCTGCGCCCTCTTGAATCCATTCTGTTCCTGCGCCAGTGGAACCTTCTTTTTATTCAGATTAGATGGCCCTGCCCTTTAAAACATATTTCACAGCTTCTCCTTGTCCTTGAAAGTTaggctcctggggcgcctgggtggctcagtgggttaaagcctctgccttcagctcaggtcatgatcccggtgtcctgggatcgagccccacattgggctctctgcttagcagggagcctgcttcctcctctctctctctctctgcctgcctctctccctacttgtgatctctatctgtcaaataaataaataaaatctttaaaaaaaaaaaaaaaagaaagttaggcTCCTTCATAGCACAGCCAGCCAGCACGCACCTGATCTCGACCCCCTACTTCTTGAAACTCAAATCCTGTCCCTgcaccttctcctcctcctggccttTCATAGCTCAGAACACTCCAAACCTCTTCTCACCACAGGGCCTTCGCACGTGCAGTTCCTGCTGCCTGGAATGCCCAGGTCTTAGTTGCTCACCTGGCtggttccttctctttctggtcTCTACCTACAAGTCACCTCCTCAGTCCTTCACTGACCGCTCCATTTAGTGAGGGTCCCCATGCTTTCTCTACCCCAGGGGGTGGTAAACTACAGCACcagattttgtaaataaagtttcattggaaCACAGCTGCTGTGACTTACTCTCTACAGCTGCCTTAGTCCTACAACAGAAGAGTTTAATTGAGACAGAGACTGTATGGCTGGAAAATGAACGAAAATATGAACATGTTTCCTATCTGGCCTTTACTTTATCAGCAAAAAACTGCTGAtccctgctctctcttccccATCATATTCTCCCGTTGATTTTCTATATAGTACTGCTCCCGAACGGACATCACTGACTTGCTTCTTAACATAAAAGTTGCTTTCTATATCTGTCTCTGTTCATCTCTGCTCCTGGGTGGTGAGGTGTACCCAGGTAGGGGGACCTCCATCTGATGTCCCAGGCATGGCATCAGGAGACACTCCACTTTTTCTAAGTCCTGGGTTTCCTTTTTGACTACAGTCCCGCCCCTGGAAGAACTCCCAGTCTTGCTCGAATGCCAGTGTGTCCCAGATCTGTGCCTCCAGTCCGGACCCGTCTCCAGAACCCATGTGTGCGACTGCCTACTCACCAGTCCCTTGGTTTGTCCAAAGGCCACTTCGGAATCAACCCGCCAAAGCCACACTCCCCGCCGACACGGCTCTCTCTACAGCTCTCCCCTTCGCGGCAGCCACAGCACTGGCCTTCCAAGTGTGCAGGCCCAACACCGGTCGGTCCTCACTTCCCACCCTCTCTGTGCCCCACCTCCAAGCAGTAGGGAACCCTCTGGGCTCTACTCAGCATACACCCAGAGACTCCCTTTTATACGAAGGACAGAACAGACGGAAGCGGTCCATGGTGTGAACAgaaaggaaggggtggggggaattcAGGGGGAAAGAGGCAACCTGAGGTCTTGAGGGGGCTTCTGGAGGCTGGTCGGGTATTATTTCTTGATATGGATGGCCACATACCAACCTCTGTTCTTGGGTTTCTGCATTTTTCTGGATATGTGAGatactttttaaatgaagaaaaaaatacacaaacaactaatatttgacaagggagcccaCATACTCAGTGGGAGGGGAGGAcagtcttcaacaaatgctgaggaaactgggcagccacatgcagaagaatgaaactgtgcCTCCGCTTACACCACTCACAGAAATTAACTTGGATTAAACACCTCAATGTAAGACCTAAAGCTGAAAAAAGTCCTAGAAACAGAAATGATGGAAGACCTCCTTGACCCCTGCCTTGGGGGCGATCTT encodes:
- the TMC4 gene encoding transmembrane channel-like protein 4, yielding MEERPMGEPEAWGSSGGWPAPRGARAGPSLSSVLNELPSAATLRYRGPGVLPWGASEEEEEDGDRNIQAIAEAAQKELEEPLPSRELPWPLQARRAHRQSHAKDQGAQRLGSRGEQWALWLRRSKEKMKAGLHTLQPWAWTLKRIGGQFGAGTESYFSLLRFLLLLNLLASILKACMTLLPTWLEGTPPGPPGPNASSPCGFYDPNPQGLVAFPTHLFNLLSGEGFLEWSPLFYGFYPPRPHLAVTYLCSVFVIGLLDLLLILHRSVSGLKQTLLAESGALTSFSHRVFTAWDFGLCGDAHVQLRQRSILYELQVELEEAVVRRQAAVRTLGQEARVWSVRILLNLLVIALLGAAFYGVYWAAGATVDLQEMPLVQEMPLLKLGVDYLPSIFISGVNFLLPPVFKLIAPLEGYTRSCQIVFILLRTVFLRLASLLVLLFSLWNQITCGGKAEAEECKTCGYNYKELPCWETRLGQEMYKLLLFDLLTGLAVMLLVQFPRKLLCGLCPGALGRVVGTQEFQVPDEVLGLIYAQTVVWVGSFFCPLLPLLNTAKFLLLFYLKKFTLFSTCSPASRTFRASTVNFFFPLVLLLGLAISAVPVLYSLFLIPPSKLCGPFRGQSSIWDHIPESIYTLPQTAQDFLFFLGTQAFAVPLLLISSILMAYTLALANSYGRLISELKRQIETEARNKVFLAQRAVALSSARGAL